One genomic segment of Kiritimatiella glycovorans includes these proteins:
- a CDS encoding arylsulfatase B: MNIVRKVALAAVVWLGATVAFGAASRQPNVVLVMADDLGWGDVGYHGGEAATPNIDRISSQGVRFSRFYAQPICSPTRAALMTGRYAWRSGMASGVVLNHLDYGLPLDEVTLGEVMKSAGYGTYCVGKWHLGHVTPEYLPTERGFDYHYGLYTAIDHFTHKWNGALDWHRNREPLREEGYATDLLGDDCVRIIEEHEFDEEPMFLYHPMFAVHAWNQSTEEYMAPYSDVKDPKRRGLLGLIAAMDNQFGRIVDALEARGQLQNTLVFFLSDNGGCERQAGENGPLRAGKGSYYEGGVRVPAFAYWLGKIEGGRTSDALAHAVDIMPTLANLVGAELPDKPIDGRDLAPVLFEGAESTGREEIVFILEDSERLRRGAIIDWPWKLRRTAKKNGPWVYELFNIREDPYEKDNAYEKARAHPEIVDRLSRRLDHLKKEAPPALWQTGDGDKPEGWEPPEVIGPDA; this comes from the coding sequence ATGAACATTGTGCGAAAAGTGGCGTTGGCGGCGGTCGTGTGGCTCGGGGCGACGGTTGCGTTCGGGGCGGCGTCACGGCAGCCGAACGTTGTGCTCGTGATGGCGGATGATCTCGGCTGGGGCGATGTGGGGTATCACGGCGGCGAGGCGGCGACGCCGAACATTGACCGGATCAGCTCGCAGGGGGTCCGCTTCTCGCGTTTCTACGCGCAACCTATCTGTTCGCCCACGCGGGCGGCGCTGATGACCGGGCGCTACGCATGGCGCTCGGGCATGGCTTCGGGCGTGGTGCTCAATCATCTGGACTACGGACTGCCGCTCGACGAGGTCACGCTCGGCGAGGTCATGAAGAGCGCGGGCTACGGGACGTATTGCGTCGGCAAATGGCATCTCGGCCATGTCACTCCGGAATATCTCCCGACCGAACGCGGGTTCGATTACCACTATGGTCTCTACACGGCGATCGATCACTTCACGCACAAGTGGAACGGCGCACTCGACTGGCACCGCAACCGTGAGCCGCTCCGCGAGGAGGGCTACGCGACGGACCTGCTCGGCGATGACTGCGTACGGATCATAGAGGAGCACGAATTCGATGAGGAGCCGATGTTTCTCTACCACCCCATGTTCGCCGTGCACGCCTGGAACCAGTCGACCGAGGAATACATGGCGCCGTACTCGGACGTCAAAGACCCCAAGCGCCGCGGGCTGCTCGGCCTGATCGCGGCGATGGACAATCAGTTCGGGCGGATCGTCGACGCCCTGGAGGCGCGTGGCCAGCTCCAGAATACACTGGTGTTCTTCCTCTCCGACAATGGGGGCTGCGAGCGGCAGGCGGGCGAGAACGGGCCGCTGCGCGCGGGCAAGGGTTCCTACTACGAGGGCGGGGTGCGCGTGCCTGCCTTCGCCTACTGGCTCGGAAAGATCGAGGGCGGCCGGACGAGCGACGCCTTGGCGCATGCGGTCGACATCATGCCTACGCTCGCGAATCTCGTCGGTGCGGAGCTGCCCGACAAGCCGATCGACGGCCGCGACCTCGCGCCCGTTTTGTTCGAGGGGGCAGAGTCGACCGGCCGAGAGGAGATCGTCTTTATCCTTGAGGATTCCGAACGGTTGCGCCGCGGCGCGATCATTGACTGGCCCTGGAAACTGCGCCGCACTGCGAAGAAAAACGGCCCGTGGGTCTACGAGCTGTTCAACATCAGGGAAGACCCTTATGAAAAGGACAACGCCTACGAAAAGGCGCGGGCGCACCCGGAGATCGTCGACCGCCTCAGCCGCCGGCTTGATCACCTGAAAAAGGAGGCGCCGCCCGCCCTCTGGCAGACGGGCGACGGGGATAAGCCCGAAGGCTGGGAGCCTCCGGAAGTGATTGGCCCGGATGCGTGA
- a CDS encoding uroporphyrinogen decarboxylase family protein produces the protein MTSKERTLRAIHFEEPDRVPVNYMCNPGINERLKRHFGLAPEDNYGLLAALGVDLYTFCPMYTGAPLFDPVPDRQINEWGMHTRWVEHGSGGYWDYCDFPLREAEAERLAEWPMPDPDDFNYDEGAALCAQYPDKFWMVGSPGVGDFINSSGMLMGTEDVLIRMAEGDEAFMDFWDRRLEVQLGMLERAIDRCDGHLDMIWMGEDLGTQLGPMISLDMYRDLLRPRHHKIIDLGHAHGLPVMIHSCGSSSWAFEDFVDMGIRVVDTLQPEAANMDPAYLKQNFGSRLAFHGCISTAGPVASGTVEDTVADCRAKLEVLMPGGGYCFAPTHALQDNSPTENVVAMYEAVRTHGRY, from the coding sequence GTGACTTCAAAGGAACGGACGTTAAGGGCGATTCATTTCGAGGAGCCGGACCGGGTGCCGGTCAATTACATGTGCAACCCGGGGATCAATGAGCGCCTGAAGCGACACTTTGGGCTCGCCCCGGAGGACAACTACGGCCTGCTCGCCGCGCTCGGAGTGGACCTCTATACGTTCTGCCCGATGTACACGGGCGCTCCGCTGTTCGATCCCGTCCCCGACCGCCAAATCAATGAATGGGGCATGCATACGCGCTGGGTTGAACACGGGTCGGGCGGCTACTGGGACTACTGCGATTTCCCGCTCAGGGAAGCAGAGGCGGAGCGGCTCGCCGAATGGCCGATGCCCGATCCCGACGACTTCAACTACGACGAGGGCGCGGCGCTCTGTGCGCAGTACCCCGACAAGTTCTGGATGGTCGGCAGCCCCGGGGTGGGCGACTTCATAAATTCGAGCGGCATGCTGATGGGCACCGAGGACGTGCTGATCCGTATGGCGGAGGGCGACGAGGCGTTTATGGACTTCTGGGACCGGCGGCTCGAGGTGCAGCTCGGCATGCTTGAACGGGCCATCGACCGCTGCGACGGCCACCTCGATATGATCTGGATGGGCGAAGACCTCGGAACTCAGCTCGGTCCGATGATCAGTCTGGACATGTACCGCGACCTGCTGCGTCCGCGCCATCATAAGATCATCGATCTCGGTCACGCCCACGGGTTGCCGGTCATGATCCACAGCTGCGGATCGAGCAGCTGGGCGTTCGAGGACTTCGTCGACATGGGCATCCGGGTGGTCGATACCCTCCAGCCCGAGGCGGCGAACATGGATCCCGCGTATCTCAAGCAGAATTTTGGCAGTCGGCTCGCATTTCACGGCTGCATCTCCACCGCCGGTCCCGTGGCCTCGGGTACGGTCGAAGATACCGTCGCCGACTGCCGCGCGAAACTGGAGGTCCTGATGCCGGGGGGCGGGTACTGCTTCGCTCCCACCCACGCCCTGCAGGACAACTCCCCGACGGAAAACGTGGTCGCGATGTACGAGGCGGTGCGAACTCACGGTCGATACTGA
- a CDS encoding IS30 family transposase gives MEQNQNSRKGKHLTRVERMVIERMSRGGIPPRDIAAALERHPRTIQRELKRGTVTHRDSEWREYRTYSSDRGQDLHDYHATARGPGLRLGRNYALAEFIRCRIVEHKESPDVVAFRMRQAGLEEVVCTKTIYNYIDKGVIFGLSNESLWEKRKRAKRRKRGARRLAKRISKGKSIDQRPEGAETREEFGHWEMDLVTGPTRGSNAALLTLVERRHRITIIRKLPDKSQASVLKVLRGLEREHGSRCFRQIFKTITVDNGSEFLDFEALEASSFSKQQRTQIFYAHPYSSWERGSNENGNRMIRRFVAKGRDIARFTKQKIRDIELWINNYPRRILDFMTPHELFTNELKTIS, from the coding sequence ATGGAACAGAATCAGAATAGCAGGAAGGGCAAGCACTTGACGAGGGTGGAGCGCATGGTGATTGAGCGGATGTCCCGTGGGGGGATCCCCCCACGGGACATCGCGGCCGCCTTGGAGCGTCACCCGCGTACGATCCAGCGTGAGCTCAAGCGCGGGACGGTGACCCACCGGGACTCGGAGTGGCGGGAATACCGGACCTACAGCAGCGATCGCGGCCAGGACCTCCATGATTACCACGCCACCGCAAGGGGGCCCGGTCTGAGGCTGGGCCGCAACTATGCGCTGGCCGAATTCATCCGTTGCCGCATTGTGGAACATAAGGAATCGCCCGATGTAGTCGCCTTTCGGATGCGTCAGGCCGGTCTGGAGGAGGTGGTGTGCACCAAGACGATCTATAACTACATCGATAAAGGCGTCATTTTCGGGCTCAGCAACGAGTCACTGTGGGAGAAGCGTAAGCGAGCCAAGCGGCGCAAACGCGGCGCTCGGCGGTTGGCGAAGCGGATTTCCAAAGGCAAAAGCATCGACCAGCGTCCCGAAGGAGCCGAGACGCGCGAGGAGTTCGGACACTGGGAGATGGACCTGGTGACCGGCCCCACGCGCGGGTCCAATGCCGCCCTATTGACCCTGGTGGAACGCAGACATCGGATCACGATCATTCGCAAGCTGCCTGATAAGAGCCAAGCCAGCGTGCTCAAAGTTCTCAGAGGGCTCGAGCGTGAACATGGCTCCCGCTGCTTCCGTCAGATCTTCAAGACCATCACGGTCGACAACGGCAGCGAGTTCCTGGACTTCGAAGCCTTAGAAGCCTCTTCCTTCTCGAAGCAACAGCGAACCCAGATCTTCTACGCCCACCCATACTCATCCTGGGAACGCGGATCGAACGAGAACGGCAACAGGATGATCAGACGGTTCGTGGCCAAGGGCCGGGATATCGCGCGCTTTACCAAGCAGAAAATCCGCGACATCGAGCTATGGATCAATAACTACCCGCGCCGGATCCTCGACTTCATGACCCCTCACGAACTCTTCACGAACGAACTCAAAACGATCTCATAA
- a CDS encoding sugar porter family MFS transporter encodes MKERAGGNMLYVALIAMVAALGGLLFGYDTAVISGAVGFLRDFFDLSPAMTGWAASSALIGCIFGAALAGTLSDRLGRKKTLIFAAVCFFISAVGSAMPRSLTEFVLFRILGGVGVGAASLTSPMYIAEVSPARIRGRMVTVNQFAIVLGMVVVYFVNFFIERHGAGISETWNLNFGWRWMFASESVPALLLFLLLFLVPESPRWLVKMGREKIANGVLTRVDGPAHAEHELREIRTNLAHEGGSLAQLFQPRMRILLIIGISLAILQQVTGINVVLYYAPEIFKDLGADMNAALLQTVAVGLVNMTFTVIALYTVDRFGRKPLMVIGSAGMGLSLLTLGFGFFFRATGAWALIFVLIYIACFAMSLGPVVWVVLSEIFPTRIRGRAMALSTVVLWISCYAVSQTFPIMNDHPVLVDTFNHAFPFWVYAAFCAVTIFVVLRYVPETKGKSLEEIERMWIE; translated from the coding sequence ATGAAGGAACGGGCCGGCGGAAATATGCTGTATGTGGCGCTGATCGCGATGGTGGCGGCGCTGGGCGGACTGCTGTTCGGGTACGACACAGCGGTCATATCGGGTGCGGTGGGATTCCTGCGCGATTTCTTTGATCTCTCCCCGGCGATGACCGGCTGGGCGGCGTCGAGCGCCTTGATCGGCTGCATTTTCGGTGCCGCGCTGGCAGGTACGCTCAGCGACCGGCTGGGTCGGAAAAAGACGCTGATCTTCGCCGCGGTGTGTTTCTTCATCTCCGCCGTCGGGTCGGCGATGCCCCGCTCGCTTACGGAATTCGTCCTTTTCCGTATTCTCGGTGGGGTCGGCGTGGGCGCGGCCTCGCTCACCTCGCCGATGTACATCGCGGAGGTCTCCCCGGCACGGATTCGCGGGCGCATGGTGACCGTTAACCAGTTCGCCATCGTGCTGGGAATGGTCGTCGTCTACTTCGTCAACTTCTTCATCGAACGGCACGGGGCGGGCATCAGCGAAACCTGGAACCTGAACTTCGGCTGGCGCTGGATGTTCGCGTCCGAGTCCGTGCCGGCCCTGCTTCTGTTCCTGCTTTTATTTCTGGTTCCCGAGAGTCCGCGCTGGCTGGTGAAGATGGGCCGGGAAAAGATCGCGAACGGGGTCCTTACGCGCGTCGACGGTCCGGCTCACGCCGAGCACGAGCTGCGCGAGATCCGGACCAACCTGGCACACGAGGGCGGTTCGCTGGCCCAGCTCTTCCAGCCGCGTATGCGTATCCTGCTCATCATCGGGATCAGCCTCGCGATCCTGCAGCAGGTCACCGGGATTAACGTGGTGCTCTACTACGCCCCGGAAATTTTTAAAGACCTCGGCGCGGACATGAATGCAGCGCTGCTCCAGACGGTCGCGGTGGGACTGGTGAACATGACGTTCACCGTGATCGCGCTGTATACGGTGGACCGCTTCGGGCGCAAGCCGCTCATGGTCATCGGATCGGCGGGCATGGGCCTCTCGCTGCTGACGCTGGGATTCGGTTTTTTCTTCCGCGCCACCGGGGCGTGGGCGCTGATCTTCGTGCTGATCTACATCGCCTGCTTCGCGATGTCACTCGGGCCGGTGGTCTGGGTCGTGCTCTCGGAAATCTTCCCCACGCGCATCCGAGGGCGTGCGATGGCGCTGTCCACGGTCGTGCTCTGGATCTCCTGCTACGCGGTGTCGCAGACCTTTCCGATCATGAACGATCATCCCGTGCTCGTGGATACGTTCAACCACGCCTTCCCGTTCTGGGTCTACGCGGCCTTCTGCGCCGTCACGATCTTTGTCGTGCTTCGCTACGTGCCGGAGACCAAAGGCAAATCGCTCGAGGAAATCGAACGGATGTGGATTGAATAA
- a CDS encoding arylsulfatase, whose amino-acid sequence MKKHFALVVMLTLWLLAGPLRAADKRPNILLIIADDLGFSDPGCYGSEIHTPNLDRLAAEGTRFTRFYNCARCWPTRTSIMTGYYATQTGADPNLGNGNYVDWTTPLPQMLEPHGYRTYHSGKWHVQATGCLSAHSAGFDRAYDEAQGWLYYTPFYHALDGEMLPQPSLEDDYFMDRAIGTRMVEFLEQHFDEHSDRPFFAYLSFLGPHYPLKAPEEFVDKYEGVYDEGWDAIRRRRFERQRELGFPSDWEPAAPEPHVISEHSPQTDAARGEQNEKLGFEDVYRYTPWDSLSPERQRQQADKMEIHAAMVDHLDHQIGRVLTLLEQNDALDNTLVMFLSDNGADSTQMYPDQQMKAEQLYYHDPEARWGSEYTVLALGPAWSSACNTPFRRHKIWTHEGGIATPLIVRWPEGLEVEAGSFVHARGHVIDFMPTFLELAGGAVRPPAEAAPPFPGRSMLPAFRGEPIGHEVLYFKHAGNRALIKGEWKVVSAAIDENEWELYHLAEDRTEMHNLRSSHFEKLRELVLEWHEIDNRYGRQGGYTK is encoded by the coding sequence ATGAAGAAGCATTTTGCGCTGGTCGTCATGCTGACGCTGTGGCTGTTGGCCGGCCCGCTGCGGGCGGCGGATAAACGGCCGAACATATTGCTGATCATCGCCGACGACCTCGGCTTCTCGGATCCCGGCTGCTACGGGAGCGAAATTCATACGCCGAACCTCGACCGGCTTGCGGCGGAGGGCACACGGTTCACCCGTTTCTATAACTGTGCGCGCTGCTGGCCGACGCGGACCTCGATCATGACGGGATACTATGCGACCCAGACGGGCGCGGACCCGAATTTGGGGAACGGGAACTACGTCGACTGGACCACGCCCCTGCCGCAGATGCTCGAGCCGCACGGTTATCGCACCTACCACTCCGGCAAATGGCATGTCCAGGCGACCGGCTGCCTCTCCGCACACTCCGCGGGATTCGACCGCGCCTACGACGAGGCGCAGGGGTGGCTCTACTATACGCCGTTCTACCACGCACTCGACGGTGAGATGCTCCCGCAGCCGTCGCTCGAGGACGACTACTTCATGGACCGGGCGATCGGTACCCGCATGGTCGAGTTTCTCGAGCAGCACTTCGACGAACACAGCGACCGCCCGTTTTTCGCCTATCTGTCGTTCCTCGGCCCGCACTATCCGCTCAAGGCGCCGGAGGAGTTTGTCGACAAGTACGAAGGCGTCTACGACGAAGGATGGGACGCCATCCGTCGCCGCCGCTTCGAGCGCCAGCGGGAACTCGGGTTCCCGTCGGACTGGGAGCCGGCTGCGCCGGAACCGCATGTGATCTCCGAGCACTCGCCCCAGACGGATGCCGCGCGCGGGGAGCAGAACGAGAAGCTCGGTTTCGAAGACGTCTACCGCTACACGCCGTGGGATTCGCTCAGTCCGGAGCGTCAGCGGCAGCAGGCGGACAAGATGGAGATTCACGCCGCGATGGTCGATCACCTCGACCACCAGATCGGCCGCGTCCTTACTCTGCTTGAGCAGAACGATGCGCTCGACAACACGCTCGTAATGTTCCTCTCCGATAACGGTGCCGACAGCACTCAGATGTATCCCGATCAGCAGATGAAAGCGGAACAGCTCTACTACCACGACCCCGAGGCGCGCTGGGGCAGCGAATACACCGTGCTCGCGCTCGGCCCCGCGTGGTCTTCGGCGTGCAACACTCCCTTTCGCCGCCACAAGATCTGGACGCACGAGGGCGGCATCGCCACGCCGCTGATCGTACGCTGGCCGGAGGGGCTCGAAGTCGAAGCCGGGTCGTTCGTCCATGCTCGAGGCCATGTGATCGACTTTATGCCGACCTTCCTCGAACTCGCCGGCGGCGCGGTTCGCCCGCCTGCAGAGGCGGCCCCCCCGTTCCCCGGCAGGAGCATGCTTCCCGCCTTCCGCGGCGAACCCATAGGTCACGAGGTGCTCTATTTCAAACACGCCGGCAACCGCGCGCTGATCAAGGGCGAGTGGAAGGTCGTTTCGGCGGCGATAGATGAAAATGAATGGGAGCTGTACCATCTCGCGGAGGACCGCACGGAGATGCATAACCTGCGCAGCAGTCACTTCGAAAAACTGCGGGAACTGGTTCTCGAGTGGCATGAAATCGACAACCGTTACGGGAGACAGGGCGGGTACACGAAATGA